The following proteins come from a genomic window of Streptomyces sp. NBC_01716:
- a CDS encoding class I SAM-dependent methyltransferase, whose product MPTGEGLALYAAAIEAAALGLPLLEVGTYCGRSTILLADAARAAGVTALTVDHHRGSEEQQPGWEYHDPAVVDPEVGRMDTLPSFRRTLHAAGLEEHVVAIVGRSPQVAAVWGGPLGLVFIDGGHTDEHANGDYEGWAPHLADGGLLVVHDVFPDPADGGQAPYRVWLRALASGAFTEVRTYDSLRVLRRTGAGT is encoded by the coding sequence ATGCCGACCGGTGAGGGGCTCGCGCTGTACGCCGCCGCCATCGAGGCCGCCGCCCTCGGGCTGCCGCTGCTGGAGGTCGGCACGTACTGCGGCCGTTCCACGATCCTGCTCGCCGACGCCGCCCGCGCCGCCGGTGTCACGGCCCTCACCGTCGACCACCACCGCGGCAGCGAGGAGCAGCAGCCCGGCTGGGAGTACCACGACCCGGCGGTCGTCGACCCCGAGGTCGGCCGGATGGACACCCTGCCGTCGTTCCGCCGCACGCTCCACGCGGCCGGTCTCGAAGAGCATGTCGTGGCGATCGTGGGCCGTTCACCGCAGGTTGCCGCCGTCTGGGGCGGCCCGCTGGGCCTGGTGTTCATCGACGGCGGTCACACCGACGAGCACGCGAACGGCGACTACGAGGGCTGGGCGCCCCATCTGGCCGATGGCGGGCTGCTGGTCGTCCACGATGTGTTCCCGGACCCGGCGGACGGCGGCCAGGCCCCGTACCGGGTCTGGCTGCGGGCGCTGGCGTCCGGCGCCTTCACCGAGGTCCGGACGTACGACTCGCTGCGCGTTCTGCGACGTACCGGCGCCGGAACCTGA
- a CDS encoding SDR family NAD(P)-dependent oxidoreductase, whose translation MPTNRIALVTGANQGMGKQVAKELASDGVTVFVGSRDLARGEAAAAEIGDGATALQLDVTDAASIASAAERIREEAGRLDLLVNNAAISTTRADIRDMAELRAMSETSIVPLDEVRAVWEVNVFGALAVYQAMLPLLRKSSDARIVNVTSALGSLTTAADPTFAYRSTFEPVYSASKTALNAVTLSMMIELEATDIKVNLVSPGFANTSLVNFEGTETVEDAAREVVRVARLGPSGPTGTFTMWEGVDVPW comes from the coding sequence GTGCCCACGAACCGCATCGCTCTCGTCACCGGAGCCAACCAGGGCATGGGCAAGCAGGTCGCGAAAGAGCTGGCCTCCGACGGCGTCACCGTGTTCGTCGGGTCCCGCGACCTCGCCCGCGGCGAGGCGGCGGCCGCCGAGATCGGCGACGGCGCCACCGCGCTCCAGCTCGACGTGACCGACGCGGCGTCGATCGCCTCGGCCGCCGAGCGGATCCGTGAGGAGGCCGGCCGGCTCGACCTACTCGTCAACAACGCAGCCATCTCCACCACCCGCGCCGACATCCGCGACATGGCCGAGCTCCGCGCCATGTCGGAGACGAGCATCGTCCCGCTCGACGAGGTGCGGGCCGTCTGGGAGGTGAACGTCTTCGGCGCCCTGGCGGTGTACCAGGCCATGCTGCCACTGCTTCGCAAGTCGTCGGATGCGCGAATCGTGAACGTCACGAGCGCACTGGGTTCGCTGACGACGGCTGCCGACCCGACCTTCGCGTACCGCTCGACCTTCGAGCCGGTCTACTCCGCGTCGAAGACGGCGCTCAACGCCGTGACGCTGTCCATGATGATCGAGCTGGAAGCGACCGACATCAAGGTCAACCTCGTCTCGCCGGGGTTCGCGAACACCTCACTGGTCAACTTCGAGGGGACGGAGACGGTCGAGGACGCCGCCCGCGAGGTGGTGCGCGTCGCCCGCCTCGGGCCGAGCGGGCCGACCGGCACCTTCACCATGTGGGAGGGCGTGGACGTCCCGTGGTGA
- a CDS encoding helix-turn-helix transcriptional regulator, with protein MPTTSRADFGRYLRHQRAMMAPPKQPTDWPAPRRRVPGLRRQELAEAAGISVEYYTRLEQGRAPRPSREILTALARTLGLTAAERDHLFRLAGELPPEPLAPDSEIRPGLLRLLRGLDDTVPVTVHDGRLDVMARNAAAAELLGPLSSAGRYRRNIVHQGFTATARHILGDEGAHQYARWATAELRSAMGRYPNDQYLRSLFTELSATSATFRSHWAQGEVMAGRSAVKHLRHPTRGQLAFQSEMLHDAERDHWIVIYAPAE; from the coding sequence ATGCCGACGACGAGCAGGGCGGACTTCGGGAGGTACCTGCGTCATCAGCGCGCCATGATGGCGCCTCCCAAGCAGCCAACCGACTGGCCGGCGCCACGGCGACGGGTCCCGGGGCTGCGACGACAGGAGCTGGCCGAGGCCGCCGGGATCTCCGTCGAGTACTACACCCGCCTCGAGCAGGGGCGGGCGCCGCGTCCGTCGCGGGAGATCCTCACCGCGCTGGCACGGACCCTCGGCCTCACGGCCGCCGAGCGGGATCACCTGTTCCGACTCGCCGGCGAGCTGCCCCCCGAGCCGCTCGCCCCTGACAGCGAAATCCGACCAGGGCTACTCCGACTGCTGCGTGGCCTCGACGACACCGTCCCCGTCACCGTCCACGACGGGCGCCTGGACGTGATGGCGCGCAACGCCGCCGCCGCCGAGCTCCTCGGGCCGCTGTCCAGCGCGGGTCGGTACCGGCGCAACATCGTGCACCAGGGCTTCACGGCCACGGCCCGCCACATCCTCGGAGACGAGGGAGCCCACCAGTACGCCCGGTGGGCCACGGCGGAGCTCCGCTCGGCGATGGGCCGATACCCGAACGACCAGTACCTCCGGTCCCTGTTCACGGAACTCTCAGCCACCAGCGCCACCTTCCGAAGCCACTGGGCGCAAGGCGAGGTCATGGCAGGGCGGTCCGCCGTGAAACACCTGCGCCACCCGACCCGAGGACAGCTGGCCTTCCAGAGCGAGATGCTCCACGACGCCGAACGGGACCACTGGATCGTGATCTACGCACCCGCTGAATGA
- a CDS encoding MFS transporter, whose protein sequence is MKRVGWRFRVLASAHAASAYGNYLNLIALSLFSYEVTGTAFGVGAVMALRLFSGFVAGLMADTLTTRITGKAVMICADISQGAVMAVLAVCTEGRPLLLLAAAAMALGAGNTLFTVALRSAVPVMVGQDARAQGNGLLVVARSLAMLLGFASAAPLIGLGGYALAFAVNAASFVVSGAALLALNLPTEDGVGARTPDDSGEVHSAGTKGGRRAVPTRDGRPWRVARALPSLLLGMVLLRAVDALASSSHNVALPVVAHATSAAQPEAYMARFWAAWAAGAVLAHLVLGRRRGEGAWNERAFALGTCAMALSFVAAFLGLPALGLVAATAAAGFADGWTEIVYTSRLQAAQGPQRGRLFGLSAAAEQIGFALGTVAASAALETLPALAVVGAFHGVALCGALAFLLFTSGRRGAARQRPSTSRREEEGSNGTTTGESALSGP, encoded by the coding sequence GTGAAGCGTGTCGGCTGGCGGTTCCGCGTGCTCGCGTCCGCCCACGCCGCCTCCGCCTATGGCAACTACCTGAACCTGATCGCCCTGAGCCTGTTCTCCTACGAGGTCACCGGCACGGCGTTCGGTGTCGGCGCGGTGATGGCGCTGCGGCTGTTCTCCGGTTTTGTGGCGGGTCTCATGGCGGATACGCTGACGACCCGAATCACCGGAAAAGCCGTCATGATTTGCGCCGACATATCTCAGGGCGCCGTCATGGCCGTTCTGGCGGTCTGCACCGAGGGCAGACCGCTGTTGCTGCTCGCCGCGGCGGCGATGGCGCTGGGCGCGGGAAACACGCTCTTCACCGTGGCTCTGCGCAGCGCGGTTCCGGTCATGGTCGGCCAGGACGCCCGTGCCCAGGGGAACGGGCTGCTGGTCGTGGCACGGTCGCTGGCGATGCTGCTCGGATTCGCGTCGGCGGCTCCCCTCATCGGTCTCGGCGGGTACGCGCTCGCGTTCGCCGTCAACGCGGCGAGTTTCGTCGTGTCCGGCGCGGCTCTGCTGGCGCTCAACCTGCCGACGGAGGACGGGGTCGGGGCACGTACGCCCGACGATTCGGGTGAGGTCCACTCGGCGGGCACCAAAGGCGGGCGGCGGGCCGTGCCTACGCGCGACGGACGTCCGTGGCGTGTTGCACGGGCCCTCCCCTCCCTGTTGCTCGGCATGGTCCTGCTCAGAGCGGTGGACGCATTGGCCTCCTCCTCGCACAACGTCGCCCTGCCGGTGGTCGCACACGCCACCAGCGCGGCTCAACCCGAGGCGTACATGGCCCGGTTCTGGGCCGCGTGGGCGGCAGGCGCCGTCCTCGCCCATCTGGTGCTCGGCCGACGGCGAGGCGAAGGGGCCTGGAACGAGCGAGCGTTCGCCCTCGGTACCTGCGCCATGGCGCTCTCGTTCGTGGCGGCGTTTCTGGGACTGCCCGCGTTGGGGCTGGTCGCGGCGACCGCGGCGGCGGGGTTCGCGGACGGCTGGACCGAGATCGTCTACACATCACGCCTGCAGGCTGCCCAAGGCCCGCAGCGCGGACGGCTGTTCGGGCTGTCCGCCGCAGCGGAGCAGATCGGGTTCGCGCTGGGCACGGTGGCCGCCTCGGCCGCGCTCGAGACACTGCCCGCTCTGGCCGTCGTGGGTGCTTTCCACGGCGTGGCCTTGTGCGGGGCCCTGGCGTTCTTGCTGTTCACCTCCGGCCGGCGCGGCGCAGCGCGGCAGCGGCCGTCCACGAGTAGAAGAGAGGAAGAGGGCTCAAATGGAACCACAACTGGAGAAAGCGCTCTGTCGGGGCCCTGA
- a CDS encoding MFS transporter, with amino-acid sequence MTDKVQANRVAVASLVGTTLEYFEFFSYTVASVLVFPDLMFPDFLPATAMLLSLASTGVAFLARPFGALAFGHFGDRYGRRPMLLLSLVMMGTATTLIGLLPGHSTWSLAPILLVVLRLVQGLAVAGENAGSSLLAIEHAPAGRSGLFSGFTGTGSAIGILLANGTFFALSSSLSDEQFMSWGWRVPFLASAVLVLFGLWVRLSVPETPVYQSAGRPSRVPLWTIVRRVPRPTLLMVGAMVFGNVFYYTVQTFVVAHGTALGVSRSTMLAATTIAALLQAIANLAWC; translated from the coding sequence ATGACGGACAAGGTGCAAGCCAACCGCGTCGCCGTGGCGAGCCTGGTCGGGACAACGCTCGAGTACTTCGAGTTTTTCAGTTACACGGTGGCCTCTGTCCTAGTGTTTCCCGATCTCATGTTCCCGGACTTCCTGCCCGCCACGGCGATGCTGCTGTCCCTCGCTTCCACCGGAGTGGCCTTCCTCGCCCGGCCCTTCGGGGCGCTGGCTTTCGGACACTTCGGCGACCGCTACGGCAGACGCCCGATGCTTCTCCTCTCCCTGGTGATGATGGGGACGGCGACTACCCTCATCGGTCTGTTGCCCGGACACAGCACATGGTCCCTGGCCCCGATCCTGCTGGTCGTCCTGCGGTTGGTGCAGGGACTCGCTGTTGCCGGGGAGAACGCGGGATCGTCGCTGCTGGCGATCGAGCACGCCCCCGCGGGCCGCAGTGGGCTCTTCTCGGGCTTCACCGGCACCGGTTCGGCGATCGGCATTCTGCTGGCGAACGGCACCTTCTTCGCGTTGAGTAGTTCTCTGAGCGACGAGCAGTTCATGAGCTGGGGCTGGCGGGTGCCCTTCCTGGCCAGTGCGGTATTGGTCCTCTTCGGTCTCTGGGTACGCCTGAGTGTTCCGGAGACCCCCGTCTACCAGTCGGCGGGCCGGCCCTCGCGGGTTCCACTGTGGACGATCGTCCGCCGCGTGCCGCGGCCCACGCTCCTCATGGTGGGCGCGATGGTCTTCGGCAACGTCTTCTACTACACGGTGCAGACCTTCGTAGTCGCGCACGGGACCGCTCTCGGCGTCTCGCGCAGCACCATGCTCGCCGCCACCACGATCGCGGCGCTGCTGCAGGCGATAGCGAACCTGGCCTGGTGCTGA
- a CDS encoding N-acetylmuramoyl-L-alanine amidase, producing the protein MSYDESHSPAPRRRTSRTTLTVALAALVPGAFAGWLIWQATGGSDEGGPARSASASSPADGTGDSPGSPGSEPRPGLSESPGSSAPSKPARGDDGAPGDARPAPGEGPLAGRVVVIDPGHNPGNFKHTTEINKLVDIGTNRKECDTTGTSGNSGYTEAEFTADVSQRLRTLLRKEGATVKLTHDNDRPWGPCVDERAEIGNKAKADAVISIHADGSAVGNRGFHVILPALVKSGGADTTKIVAPSRDLGERVAGNFVRTTGSAPSNYLGDDTGLDVRDDLGGLNLSTVPKVFIECGNMRDSKDIALLTSANWRQKAAQGMADGISSFLKR; encoded by the coding sequence GTGTCGTACGACGAAAGCCACTCCCCCGCCCCCCGCCGCCGGACCTCGCGGACCACGCTGACCGTCGCGCTCGCGGCCCTGGTGCCCGGCGCCTTCGCCGGGTGGCTGATCTGGCAGGCCACGGGCGGGTCCGACGAGGGGGGTCCGGCGCGGAGCGCGAGCGCCTCGTCCCCCGCCGACGGCACGGGCGACAGCCCCGGTTCGCCCGGCTCCGAGCCGAGGCCGGGCCTCTCCGAGTCGCCGGGATCGTCCGCGCCGTCGAAGCCGGCGCGGGGCGACGACGGGGCTCCGGGCGACGCCAGGCCCGCTCCCGGCGAGGGCCCGCTCGCGGGGCGCGTCGTCGTCATCGACCCCGGGCACAACCCGGGCAACTTCAAGCACACCACCGAGATCAACAAGCTGGTGGACATCGGAACCAACCGCAAGGAATGCGACACCACGGGCACCTCGGGCAACTCCGGTTACACGGAAGCCGAATTCACCGCCGATGTTTCACAGCGCCTCCGCACTCTCCTCCGTAAAGAGGGCGCGACGGTGAAACTCACTCACGACAACGACCGCCCGTGGGGACCGTGTGTGGACGAGCGCGCGGAAATCGGCAACAAGGCCAAGGCCGATGCCGTCATCTCCATCCACGCGGACGGCTCGGCCGTCGGCAACCGGGGCTTCCATGTCATCCTCCCCGCACTGGTGAAGTCGGGCGGAGCCGACACCACAAAGATCGTGGCCCCCTCGCGCGATCTCGGCGAACGCGTCGCGGGCAATTTCGTACGCACGACCGGAAGCGCCCCCTCCAATTACCTCGGTGACGACACGGGACTTGATGTCCGCGACGACCTCGGCGGACTGAATCTCTCCACCGTGCCGAAGGTGTTCATCGAGTGCGGCAACATGCGCGACTCCAAGGACATCGCCCTGCTGACGAGCGCCAACTGGCGCCAGAAGGCCGCGCAGGGAATGGCCGACGGCATCAGCTCTTTCCTCAAGCGATAG
- a CDS encoding MFS transporter, giving the protein MPQATPDHHTGSGPLPGAASRKRGTGGVVPVLAFAGITVAVMQTLLVPIIKDLPTLLRTSPDNATWVITATLLAGAVSTPIMGRLGDLYGKRRMLLASLAVMVVGSLICAFTDDLTVMIVGRALQGFAMGAIPLGIGIMRDELPREKLPSAMALMSSSIGVGGGLALPGAAFVAQHADWHTLFFGAAGLGVLSMLLTVLTVPESSVRAGGTFDWFGALGLSAGLVALLLPVTKGSTWGWTSGTTLGLFGIAVVVLGLWGYMELRLKAPLVDLRTSARREVLVTNLVSVMVGVAFYAVSLILPQLLQLPTSTGYGLGQSMVVAGLCVAPLGLTMMLVAPVYARLSARRGPKVSLMTGMAVIAIGYGAGLLMMSAAWQTVVISMVLGAGIGLAYSSLPALIVGAVDPSETGAANGLNTLARSIGTSVSSAVIGMVLARTAIGTGPTAVPSLHGFRISFVIATAAVLVGLALAMLLPSHKASARTELRASSEGDAETAGGSPAAAGFRGRVLDADGAPVARANVTLIDPRGRQAGLTTADDEGRYALAAPAAGRYVLAGSATGYASHAHPATYHGRALPVDVDLVLAPRAAVRS; this is encoded by the coding sequence ATGCCACAAGCGACGCCCGACCACCACACCGGTTCCGGCCCCCTCCCCGGGGCCGCTTCGCGTAAGCGCGGGACCGGCGGCGTCGTCCCCGTACTCGCCTTCGCGGGCATCACCGTCGCCGTCATGCAGACCCTGCTCGTCCCGATCATCAAGGACCTGCCGACCCTGCTCCGTACCTCGCCCGACAACGCGACGTGGGTCATCACCGCGACCCTCCTCGCCGGTGCCGTGTCCACCCCGATCATGGGGCGGCTGGGCGATCTGTACGGCAAGCGCCGGATGCTGCTCGCGAGTCTGGCCGTCATGGTCGTCGGCTCGCTGATCTGCGCGTTCACCGACGATCTGACGGTCATGATCGTCGGCCGCGCCCTCCAGGGCTTCGCGATGGGCGCGATCCCCCTGGGCATCGGCATCATGCGTGACGAACTGCCCCGCGAGAAGCTTCCCTCGGCGATGGCCCTGATGAGTTCGTCGATCGGGGTGGGCGGCGGTCTCGCCCTGCCCGGCGCCGCGTTCGTCGCCCAGCACGCCGACTGGCACACCCTCTTCTTCGGCGCGGCCGGCCTCGGCGTGCTGTCGATGCTGCTGACCGTCCTCACCGTCCCGGAAAGCTCCGTGCGGGCCGGCGGCACGTTCGACTGGTTCGGCGCGCTCGGGCTCTCCGCGGGCCTCGTCGCCCTGCTGCTGCCGGTCACCAAGGGCAGTACCTGGGGCTGGACCTCGGGCACGACGCTCGGGCTCTTCGGCATCGCCGTCGTGGTCCTCGGGCTGTGGGGCTACATGGAGCTGCGGCTCAAGGCCCCGCTCGTCGACCTCCGCACCAGCGCGCGCCGTGAGGTGCTGGTCACCAACCTCGTCTCGGTGATGGTCGGCGTCGCGTTCTACGCGGTGTCGCTGATCCTCCCGCAGCTGCTCCAGCTCCCGACGTCCACCGGCTACGGACTCGGCCAGTCCATGGTCGTCGCGGGCCTGTGCGTCGCCCCGCTCGGACTGACGATGATGCTCGTGGCCCCGGTCTACGCCCGGCTCTCGGCGCGGCGCGGTCCGAAGGTCTCGCTGATGACCGGCATGGCCGTCATCGCGATCGGCTACGGCGCCGGGCTGCTCATGATGAGCGCCGCCTGGCAGACCGTCGTCATCTCGATGGTCCTCGGCGCGGGCATCGGCCTCGCGTACTCGTCGCTGCCCGCCCTGATCGTGGGGGCCGTCGACCCGTCGGAGACCGGCGCGGCCAACGGGCTGAACACGCTGGCGCGTTCGATCGGTACGTCCGTCTCCAGCGCCGTGATCGGCATGGTCCTGGCGCGTACGGCGATCGGTACAGGTCCCACGGCGGTACCCAGCCTGCACGGCTTCCGCATCTCGTTCGTGATCGCCACCGCCGCCGTGCTCGTCGGTCTGGCCCTGGCGATGCTCCTGCCGTCCCACAAGGCCTCGGCCCGCACGGAGTTGCGGGCCAGCAGCGAGGGTGACGCCGAGACGGCCGGTGGTTCCCCCGCCGCCGCGGGCTTCCGCGGCCGGGTGCTCGACGCCGACGGGGCGCCCGTCGCACGGGCGAACGTCACGCTGATCGACCCCCGTGGCCGCCAGGCGGGCCTGACCACGGCGGACGACGAGGGCAGGTACGCGCTCGCGGCCCCGGCCGCCGGGCGGTACGTGCTGGCGGGTTCGGCGACGGGGTACGCGTCCCACGCCCACCCGGCGACGTATCACGGCCGCGCGCTTCCGGTGGATGTCGACCTGGTCCTGGCGCCCCGGGCGGCGGTCCGGTCGTAA
- a CDS encoding MFS transporter: MARRGLVILGALLGGVWMFPLLMLVRSEQPVWIVIGFSVAMILFAMHAAPQAAYLADIYPSEVRFSALAFTTNAGGLIGGALAPITADRIAEVTGSVWWAAAVVLGVAILSCTCLVFLPDSFHGLRGLDRARSEHEPEAATVPAKA; this comes from the coding sequence GTGGCGCGCCGGGGCCTGGTAATACTCGGCGCCCTGCTCGGCGGGGTGTGGATGTTCCCGCTGCTGATGCTGGTGCGCAGTGAGCAGCCGGTGTGGATCGTCATCGGCTTCAGCGTCGCCATGATTCTGTTCGCCATGCACGCCGCCCCGCAGGCGGCCTACCTGGCCGACATCTATCCGTCCGAAGTCCGCTTCAGCGCACTCGCGTTCACGACCAATGCGGGCGGCCTGATCGGTGGCGCACTGGCGCCGATCACCGCCGACCGGATTGCGGAGGTCACCGGAAGCGTGTGGTGGGCTGCGGCCGTCGTACTCGGAGTGGCCATACTGAGCTGCACCTGCTTGGTGTTCCTGCCCGACTCATTCCACGGACTCCGCGGACTGGACCGCGCTCGCTCCGAACACGAACCTGAAGCCGCAACCGTTCCTGCCAAGGCGTGA
- a CDS encoding GntR family transcriptional regulator, with product MAVAAYQVVAEDLRRRIEEGEFTPGDPLPSRADLSRAYGVGSNVAAAAVRVLVAEGLVKGRAGLGVFVREQPSSRTMARSWTHERLQGRLAVTGYGRDVTDDDGRSVRGTPRSTTGEAPREIARRLGVPAAEAVIRSEYLITRDGRPAMFCVSWEPLGITGGTAVSLPGAGPMAGSSVVARMSYIGLQITRSTETVTARTATRGEADVLDLTPGAPVAAIERTYYAGERPLETADLVVPGERFRLAYEIPAEPADG from the coding sequence ATGGCCGTCGCCGCTTATCAGGTGGTCGCGGAAGACCTTCGGCGCCGTATCGAGGAGGGCGAGTTCACGCCCGGCGACCCGCTCCCGTCGCGCGCCGATCTCTCCCGCGCCTACGGCGTCGGCTCGAACGTCGCGGCTGCCGCGGTACGCGTCCTCGTCGCGGAGGGCCTGGTCAAAGGGCGTGCGGGGCTCGGCGTGTTCGTACGGGAGCAGCCCTCCTCCAGGACGATGGCCAGGTCGTGGACCCATGAACGCCTGCAGGGCAGGCTCGCGGTCACGGGGTACGGGCGCGATGTCACGGACGACGACGGCCGTTCGGTCCGTGGCACCCCTCGCTCCACCACGGGTGAGGCCCCGCGGGAGATCGCCCGGCGCCTCGGCGTCCCCGCCGCCGAAGCGGTGATCCGCAGCGAGTACCTGATCACCCGGGACGGCAGACCGGCCATGTTCTGCGTCAGCTGGGAGCCCCTCGGCATCACCGGGGGCACAGCCGTCTCCCTCCCCGGAGCGGGCCCCATGGCGGGCAGCAGCGTCGTGGCCCGTATGTCGTACATCGGCCTCCAGATCACACGCTCGACCGAGACCGTGACGGCCCGCACCGCCACCCGCGGGGAGGCGGACGTACTCGATCTGACTCCCGGCGCACCCGTCGCCGCCATCGAGCGCACGTACTACGCGGGGGAGCGCCCTCTGGAGACCGCGGACCTCGTCGTACCGGGCGAACGTTTCCGGCTCGCGTACGAGATCCCCGCCGAGCCCGCCGACGGCTGA
- a CDS encoding zinc-dependent metalloprotease has protein sequence MSDLPSAPISAAPRDFLELCADTGGHRLLLGVRRFGEPFLLTAALSHGVGSSALGLDRGKAGKVKVAEFRRIAGRVLLILRNKHHLATGDTAAVRAGEESFAGSVVWSAPVLRERDGAVIVDGTGLALTDFHGVADDLREREQGAYEIDPTASFALVEEARTGPGGTRLPALLTLRAPAPGPALRAVVPSPRSLTVVQQLHLVPLPDPPLPARRYHPASGGYGIGHHDYGAATRAGTGTKFQPRHRLEPVDPTSPAGPVRDPIVFYVDPAVPEPVRTAVVEGGNWWRDAFERAGFHDAYRVEVASERLDDNDLGVNSVRWVHRDGRGWSHGQGLTDPRTGEIICGRVRLGSQRVEQITAIAEALYAPYGRADERERLAAVEHLVLSRMRQLAAHEIGHALGFMHNFASTHHPRPSVMDYPHPRVTVTPDGGLDSSNAYAQGLGPWDHFLVAHAYGRFPGEDEETALARLRQTAADEGLVYIADEDARGSEAAHADAVVWVSPVPDAFAALDEALAVRRVALEGFSRAALPPGRQTGELEERAVLLQLYHRSQLSAVARLIGGTRYGYGLAGEEGAGTVPVAADVQRQALARLADLLRAEHLALPAHVLDALTPPAIRHGRTSEYFDTRAGRVFDPFSAVEATAALVTEALLDPARLNRLGWQHAADPAVPGPGDVVDTLLDTVWRRHDPVPADLVAGEAVQETAGWVVLRAVLGVLKSDLPHGTVRARISGRLRRLAEELREGGDTEREAAGTITAFLAGEDAALLGPVPRVPPGAPI, from the coding sequence GTGAGCGACCTGCCCTCAGCCCCGATATCCGCCGCCCCCCGGGACTTCCTCGAACTGTGCGCGGACACCGGCGGACACCGGCTCCTCCTCGGCGTCAGGCGATTCGGCGAGCCCTTCCTGCTGACCGCCGCCCTGTCCCACGGAGTGGGCTCCAGCGCTCTCGGACTCGACCGGGGCAAGGCGGGGAAGGTGAAGGTCGCGGAGTTCCGGCGGATCGCCGGCCGGGTCCTGCTGATCCTGCGCAACAAACACCATCTGGCCACCGGCGACACCGCGGCCGTCCGCGCGGGCGAGGAATCCTTCGCAGGCTCGGTGGTGTGGAGCGCCCCGGTGCTGCGCGAGCGGGACGGCGCCGTGATCGTCGATGGCACGGGACTGGCACTCACCGACTTCCACGGTGTCGCGGACGATCTGCGGGAGCGGGAGCAGGGCGCGTACGAGATCGACCCGACCGCGAGCTTCGCGCTCGTGGAAGAGGCACGGACCGGTCCAGGCGGCACCAGGCTGCCCGCTCTGCTCACGCTCCGGGCGCCGGCACCCGGCCCGGCCCTGCGGGCCGTGGTTCCCTCGCCGCGCTCCCTCACCGTGGTCCAGCAGCTCCATCTCGTCCCGCTGCCCGACCCGCCGCTGCCCGCCCGCCGGTACCACCCGGCCTCCGGCGGATACGGCATCGGCCACCACGACTACGGCGCCGCCACGAGGGCGGGCACCGGGACGAAGTTCCAGCCCCGCCACCGGCTCGAACCCGTCGATCCCACCTCCCCGGCCGGACCTGTGCGCGACCCGATCGTCTTCTACGTCGACCCCGCTGTCCCCGAACCCGTACGCACCGCCGTCGTCGAGGGCGGCAACTGGTGGCGGGACGCCTTCGAACGGGCCGGATTCCACGACGCCTACCGTGTCGAGGTGGCGTCCGAGCGGCTCGACGACAACGACCTCGGTGTCAACTCCGTCCGCTGGGTGCACCGGGACGGCCGCGGCTGGTCACACGGTCAGGGGCTCACCGACCCACGCACCGGGGAGATCATCTGCGGCCGGGTACGGCTCGGTTCCCAGCGCGTCGAGCAGATCACAGCGATCGCCGAGGCCCTGTACGCCCCTTACGGCAGGGCGGACGAGCGGGAGCGACTGGCCGCCGTCGAGCATCTGGTGCTGAGCAGGATGCGGCAGCTGGCGGCTCATGAGATCGGTCATGCCCTCGGCTTCATGCACAACTTCGCCAGTACGCACCATCCCCGCCCTTCGGTGATGGACTATCCGCACCCCCGTGTCACCGTCACGCCGGACGGCGGCCTCGACTCGTCGAACGCCTATGCCCAAGGGCTGGGCCCCTGGGACCACTTCCTGGTCGCCCACGCCTACGGACGCTTTCCCGGCGAGGACGAGGAGACCGCCCTGGCGCGACTGCGGCAGACTGCCGCCGACGAGGGGCTCGTGTACATCGCCGACGAGGACGCGCGCGGATCGGAGGCGGCGCACGCCGACGCGGTCGTCTGGGTCTCCCCGGTCCCGGACGCCTTCGCCGCACTGGACGAGGCGCTGGCCGTACGGCGAGTCGCGTTGGAGGGGTTCTCGCGCGCGGCGCTTCCGCCCGGACGGCAGACCGGGGAACTGGAGGAGCGTGCGGTCCTCCTCCAGCTCTACCACCGCTCCCAGCTCTCGGCCGTCGCCCGGTTGATCGGCGGCACGAGATACGGGTACGGGCTTGCCGGGGAGGAAGGCGCCGGCACCGTACCGGTCGCGGCGGACGTCCAGCGGCAGGCGCTTGCCCGGCTGGCGGACCTGCTGCGCGCCGAGCATCTCGCCCTGCCCGCACATGTCCTGGACGCGCTCACCCCACCGGCCATCCGCCACGGGCGGACCTCCGAGTACTTCGACACCCGGGCCGGTCGCGTCTTCGACCCCTTCAGCGCGGTGGAGGCGACAGCGGCGCTCGTCACCGAAGCGCTGCTGGATCCGGCACGCCTCAACCGGCTCGGCTGGCAGCACGCCGCCGATCCCGCCGTGCCCGGCCCCGGAGACGTCGTGGACACGCTGCTGGACACCGTCTGGCGTCGGCACGACCCTGTCCCCGCGGACCTCGTCGCCGGAGAGGCCGTCCAGGAGACCGCAGGCTGGGTGGTGCTTCGCGCGGTACTCGGCGTACTGAAGAGCGACCTTCCGCACGGCACCGTACGGGCCCGGATCAGCGGTCGGCTCAGGCGGCTCGCCGAAGAGCTGCGCGAAGGCGGCGACACGGAGCGCGAGGCGGCCGGGACCATCACCGCCTTCCTGGCCGGCGAGGACGCGGCGCTTCTCGGCCCCGTACCCCGTGTCCCACCGGGTGCCCCCATCTAA